One window of the Klebsiella oxytoca genome contains the following:
- a CDS encoding DUF1328 domain-containing protein, which produces MFRWGIIFLVIALIAAALGFGGLAGTAAWAAKIVFVVGIILFLVSLFTGRRRP; this is translated from the coding sequence ATGTTTAGATGGGGCATTATTTTTCTGGTGATCGCCTTAATTGCTGCCGCTCTGGGCTTTGGTGGCCTCGCAGGTACCGCTGCCTGGGCTGCTAAAATTGTCTTTGTTGTCGGTATTATTCTGTTCCTGGTCAGCCTGTTCACCGGCCGTCGGCGTCCCTAG